From the Periophthalmus magnuspinnatus isolate fPerMag1 chromosome 1, fPerMag1.2.pri, whole genome shotgun sequence genome, one window contains:
- the socs7 gene encoding suppressor of cytokine signaling 7 isoform X2, which yields MNDTQEMSPDFVLMRLVSAAEERLDAENGNVSAVNGVALGHSGGKAALELSREQGLDNKAESEPQRHEGPGFEFSTSPGLRPQLLVFPELDLDRGPAVNNNNGLSAQDAQHPPDEPSGADRATRGAVFELARRFGELPRCSCQAPHAPGATGPEVDDPTETSDALLVLEGLGGALDEPQSDAEDAARQDFLLHRKRDIVQKMSVSISSLQAELTRQVQAHVQGADGGVPSDVTQVTAKTPVSPGLHLARSPSPGLTCMPSLTCTPRRRPERCSSAPRTPCTSRAAAASGEKTLKGKSKKGLKVRLSKLFRTKSCSGSSHLLDKRPSMTSVSSSNSLLDVGAEQDTAHSQPRLTRAHSAFSPAALSASLAAFAGETVSLVDVDISRRGTNTPHPPTPPPPPRRSLSLLDAFLRALPLSTPSAAEAPPPRQAPPSVLCALRRSEASNFAASLRELEKCGWYWGPMNWGDAEMKLKGKPDGSFLVRDSSDPRYILSLSFRSQGVTHHTRMEHYRGTFSLWCHPKFEDRCHSVVEFIERAIMHSKNGKFLYFLRSRVPGLPPTPVQLLYPVSRFSNVKSLQHLCRFCIRQIVRIDHIQELPLPRPLISYLSKFYYYDPEEEMYMSVKKSVRSSEEAEAEPEPQT from the exons ATGAACGACACACAGGAAATGTCTCCGGACTTCGTGCTGATGCGGCTGGTGTCCGCGGCCGAGGAGCGGCTGGACGCGGAGAATGGGAACGTCTCTGCGGTAAACGGAGTGGCGTTGGGCCACAGTGGAGGCAAAGCGGCTCTGGAGCTCAGCAGAGAGCAGGGCCTTGACAACAAAGCAGAGTCAGAGCCGCAGAGGCACGAGGGCCCGGGCTTTGAGTTCAGCACGAGCCCCGGATTGAGGCCGCAGCTGCTCGTGTTCCCGGAGCTGGACCTGGACCGCGGTCCCgctgtaaacaacaacaacggcCTGAGCGCGCAAGACGCGCAGCATCCTCCAGACGAGCCCTCAGGCGCGGACAGAGCCACTCGGGGGGCAGTTTTTGAGCTCGCGCGGAGGTTTGGAGAGCTGCCGCGGTGCTCGTGTCAGGCCCCTCACGCACCAGGGGCCACGGGGCCCGAGGTAGACGACCCCACGGAGACTAGCGATGCCCTCCTCGTGCTGGAGGGCCTCGGAGGCGCACTGGACGAACCGCAAAGCGACGCGGAAGATGCAGCGCGGCAGGACTTTTTGCTGCACCGAAAACGCGACATTGTGCAGAAAATGTCAGTGTCCATCAGCAGCCTTCAGGCGGAGCTCACGCGCCAGGTGCAAGCTCACGTGCAAGGTGCAGATGGAGGTGTGCCCTCTGACGTCACACAGGTAACTGCAAAGACTCCAGTTTCACCTGGGTTGCACTTGGCCCGTAGTCCCAGCCCAGGACTCACGTGCATGCCCAGTCTCACGTGCACGCCCAGGAGAAGACCTGAGCGCTGTTCGAGCGCACCTCGGACTCCGTGCACGAGCCGCGCTGCAGCAGCATCAGGAGAGAAGACTCTGAAGGGAAAGTCCAAAAAAGGTCTGAAGGTTCGTCTGAGTAAACTGTTCAGAACTAAGAGCTGCAGTGGCTCCTCACATCTCCTGGACAAACGACCCTCCATGACGTCAGTGTCATCGTCCAACAGCCTCCTGGACGTGGGCGCGGAGCAGGACACAGCACACAG CCAGCCCAGACTGACCCGGGCCCACAGTGCCTTCTCTCCTGCTGCCCTCTCGGCTTCACTTGCTGCTTTTGCTG GTGAAACGGTCTCGTTGGTGGATGTGGACATTTCTCGTAGAGGGACAAACACTCCTCATCCccccacacctcctcctcctccacgccGCTCCCTCAGTCTTTTAG acgCGTTTCTCCgagccctccctctctccaccccctctgCGGCTGAAGCTCCGCCTCCTCGACAGGCCCCACCCTCAGTGCTCTGCGCCCTGAGACGGTCTGAGGCCAGCAACTTTGCAGCCAGTTTACGGGAGCTCGAGAAG TGTGGCTGGTACTGGGGTCCTATGAACTGGGGCGATGCAGAGATGAAGCTTAAAGGGAAACCGGACGGGTCTTTTCTGGTGCGGGACAGTTCTGATCCACGTTACATCCTCAGCCTGAGCTTCAGGTCTCAGGGGGTCACCCACCACACGCGTATGGAGCACTACAGAG GTACGTTTAGTCTATGGTGTCATCCGAAGTTCGAGGACCGCTGTCACTCTGTGGTGGAGTTCATTGAGAGGGCCATCATGCACTCCAAAAATGGAAAATTCCTCTACTTCCTGCGATCTCGGGTCCCAG GTCTTCCTCCGACTCCGGTGCAGCTGCTGTATCCAGTGTCTCGCTTCAGTAATGTCAAGTCTCTGCAGCATCTGTGTCGCTTCTGCATCAGACAGATCGTCCGGATCGACCACATCCAGGAACTTCCACTGCCCAG
- the socs7 gene encoding suppressor of cytokine signaling 7 isoform X1 codes for MNDTQEMSPDFVLMRLVSAAEERLDAENGNVSAVNGVALGHSGGKAALELSREQGLDNKAESEPQRHEGPGFEFSTSPGLRPQLLVFPELDLDRGPAVNNNNGLSAQDAQHPPDEPSGADRATRGAVFELARRFGELPRCSCQAPHAPGATGPEVDDPTETSDALLVLEGLGGALDEPQSDAEDAARQDFLLHRKRDIVQKMSVSISSLQAELTRQVQAHVQGADGGVPSDVTQVTAKTPVSPGLHLARSPSPGLTCMPSLTCTPRRRPERCSSAPRTPCTSRAAAASGEKTLKGKSKKGLKVRLSKLFRTKSCSGSSHLLDKRPSMTSVSSSNSLLDVGAEQDTAHSQPRLTRAHSAFSPAALSASLAAFAGETVSLVDVDISRRGTNTPHPPTPPPPPRRSLSLLDDFAGAVPVQRGPFVLSVMGASLQSLPLPPPPPPSLSIHHSLSLNDAFLRALPLSTPSAAEAPPPRQAPPSVLCALRRSEASNFAASLRELEKCGWYWGPMNWGDAEMKLKGKPDGSFLVRDSSDPRYILSLSFRSQGVTHHTRMEHYRGTFSLWCHPKFEDRCHSVVEFIERAIMHSKNGKFLYFLRSRVPGLPPTPVQLLYPVSRFSNVKSLQHLCRFCIRQIVRIDHIQELPLPRPLISYLSKFYYYDPEEEMYMSVKKSVRSSEEAEAEPEPQT; via the exons ATGAACGACACACAGGAAATGTCTCCGGACTTCGTGCTGATGCGGCTGGTGTCCGCGGCCGAGGAGCGGCTGGACGCGGAGAATGGGAACGTCTCTGCGGTAAACGGAGTGGCGTTGGGCCACAGTGGAGGCAAAGCGGCTCTGGAGCTCAGCAGAGAGCAGGGCCTTGACAACAAAGCAGAGTCAGAGCCGCAGAGGCACGAGGGCCCGGGCTTTGAGTTCAGCACGAGCCCCGGATTGAGGCCGCAGCTGCTCGTGTTCCCGGAGCTGGACCTGGACCGCGGTCCCgctgtaaacaacaacaacggcCTGAGCGCGCAAGACGCGCAGCATCCTCCAGACGAGCCCTCAGGCGCGGACAGAGCCACTCGGGGGGCAGTTTTTGAGCTCGCGCGGAGGTTTGGAGAGCTGCCGCGGTGCTCGTGTCAGGCCCCTCACGCACCAGGGGCCACGGGGCCCGAGGTAGACGACCCCACGGAGACTAGCGATGCCCTCCTCGTGCTGGAGGGCCTCGGAGGCGCACTGGACGAACCGCAAAGCGACGCGGAAGATGCAGCGCGGCAGGACTTTTTGCTGCACCGAAAACGCGACATTGTGCAGAAAATGTCAGTGTCCATCAGCAGCCTTCAGGCGGAGCTCACGCGCCAGGTGCAAGCTCACGTGCAAGGTGCAGATGGAGGTGTGCCCTCTGACGTCACACAGGTAACTGCAAAGACTCCAGTTTCACCTGGGTTGCACTTGGCCCGTAGTCCCAGCCCAGGACTCACGTGCATGCCCAGTCTCACGTGCACGCCCAGGAGAAGACCTGAGCGCTGTTCGAGCGCACCTCGGACTCCGTGCACGAGCCGCGCTGCAGCAGCATCAGGAGAGAAGACTCTGAAGGGAAAGTCCAAAAAAGGTCTGAAGGTTCGTCTGAGTAAACTGTTCAGAACTAAGAGCTGCAGTGGCTCCTCACATCTCCTGGACAAACGACCCTCCATGACGTCAGTGTCATCGTCCAACAGCCTCCTGGACGTGGGCGCGGAGCAGGACACAGCACACAG CCAGCCCAGACTGACCCGGGCCCACAGTGCCTTCTCTCCTGCTGCCCTCTCGGCTTCACTTGCTGCTTTTGCTG GTGAAACGGTCTCGTTGGTGGATGTGGACATTTCTCGTAGAGGGACAAACACTCCTCATCCccccacacctcctcctcctccacgccGCTCCCTCAGTCTTTTAG ATGATTTTGCGGGTGCTGTCCCGGTACAGCGGGGGCCCTTCGTGCTCAGTGTGATGGGGGCATCTCTTCAGTCTCTCCCcctgcctccccctcctcccccctccctctccatccaCCACAGCCTCAGCCTCAATG acgCGTTTCTCCgagccctccctctctccaccccctctgCGGCTGAAGCTCCGCCTCCTCGACAGGCCCCACCCTCAGTGCTCTGCGCCCTGAGACGGTCTGAGGCCAGCAACTTTGCAGCCAGTTTACGGGAGCTCGAGAAG TGTGGCTGGTACTGGGGTCCTATGAACTGGGGCGATGCAGAGATGAAGCTTAAAGGGAAACCGGACGGGTCTTTTCTGGTGCGGGACAGTTCTGATCCACGTTACATCCTCAGCCTGAGCTTCAGGTCTCAGGGGGTCACCCACCACACGCGTATGGAGCACTACAGAG GTACGTTTAGTCTATGGTGTCATCCGAAGTTCGAGGACCGCTGTCACTCTGTGGTGGAGTTCATTGAGAGGGCCATCATGCACTCCAAAAATGGAAAATTCCTCTACTTCCTGCGATCTCGGGTCCCAG GTCTTCCTCCGACTCCGGTGCAGCTGCTGTATCCAGTGTCTCGCTTCAGTAATGTCAAGTCTCTGCAGCATCTGTGTCGCTTCTGCATCAGACAGATCGTCCGGATCGACCACATCCAGGAACTTCCACTGCCCAG